From the Triticum urartu cultivar G1812 chromosome 4, Tu2.1, whole genome shotgun sequence genome, the window TCAAGGAACCAACGTTTAGCCTATTTAAATCAAATAATCTAACCAAAGCATAGGGATGAAAAAACCATCTATACAATGATGTAAACCAAAGAGCCTTTCTATATAAGTATCCATTTTAATGCATGCCACAGGCAGACTGATAACATGCCTACCTTCTTTTCCTTCTCTAGGATTTCTCGAATGGGGTAGTGTGCTGCAGTTACACATAGATTCTGAAAACACACCCAGATCAGTGATGTCACTTCCGATGCTCAAGGACAAAAGAGCGCAAATAAACAGCAAATGTACCTTCAGGTCACTTCCTGAATATCCATCAGTCATATTAGCAAGTGACGCCAGATCAGTATCTTGTCCCAACTCTTCTTTTGCTAAAATTACTTTCAAAATTTTCTCTCTATTTGATGCGTCAGGTAAATTTACCATTAGCCTACAACAATGATTATTATTATGAACCAAATCGTTAGAGACGAATAGGCAGCAATTAGATAATCCCAGACCAGCACATGAGACTGTAGTACTACCTGCGGGGGAACCTCCTAATCACAGCCTCGTCCAGGTCAAAAGGTCTATTTGTGGCACCAAGAACCAGTACACGTTCTTTATCTTTTGTTCGCAACCCGTCCCAATTTACCATAAATTCATTTTTCATCTTGCGCATGGCTTCATGCTCCCCAGGATTTTCTCTCCTACCTAACATACTATCGACCTGTCCAAAGCTATACACTTAATAGACTGTATAAATAGCCAGATAAATCAATATGGCAACAAAAGCAATTAATATTCTCCATACCTCATCAATAAAAATAACACTGGGGGATATTTTACTTGCTAATGAAAAAACAGCCTTCACATATTTCTCCCCTTCGCCAAACCACTGAAAGTAGTAGACAAAATAGCATTTAGCATCAAGAATCACACGATGTACCTCATTCATTGTTCTTTAGATGGAACCATACCTTCGATGTAATGCTTGACATTGATATATTGATGAAGTTGGCGCCTGCTTCAGTTGCTACTGCTTTAGCAAGCATAGTTTTCCCAGTGCCAGGGGGGCCGAAGAGCAATATTCCCTTGCAAGGCTGCAAGGAATAGATTGAGAGGAGGCACTTCTAAGATCACAACTTAATCCGTACAACAAATTTAGGTAGTCAACATAATCTTCAAATTTGGTTTCAAACAGGTTGCAAATTAACTAGTAGAACTATTTTTTCTACACCAGATATAAATAAAGGAGAGGCTGGAAACCCCACGCCCCAATTTTATTGCCAAGAGTTTCTTGTCAGAAGTGAAGAAATATTTTTATTTATCTATATCTATCAAGTTAGACCAGCTTAGCCTTGTAAGAGCCCAGATTTCTTCGAAATATTTGACACTTTAGAAAATTCTGAAATGAAAACCTTACAGTGACACTGCGAAGCTACCTAGAGAAACCACACAGAATTGCCATGTATAAGTGGTATAATCATATTTGCCTTGCAAAATAATTTGATTTTATGCCTTTATCTATGTTTTTAAGGCGTCGCCTAAGCGTCGCCTAAGCGTCAAGGCGCCCCAGGATGGCAAGGCGTCTACCCCGCCTTAGACAGACATGAAGTGTACGGCTGTGGCTGCCCTAGTTCTGGCTGCTCCTGGGGCTTGGAGATGACGGCCCCGCTGTCTCCCGGCACCATGAAGAGGAGGGAGGACTGGGGGCTCCTGGGGCTTGCTGCTGTGAGGGAGAAGGGTGGGGCCATGAAGAGGAGAGGGGACtggaggagggagggaggacCAGAAGGGTGTGGCTTCGTGGCGGCTGTGGTGGGAAAGAAGGGAAGGAGATAGTGGAATTAGGTCACGGGGGTGTATAATGGCCACTGGGAGGTGCATAAGTAGTGGCCCATCTCTCAGCCATTGCTCTTTTTCTAGTATTAATATGTGCAGACCTATTGATGACTCTTTTCCTGCAATGTTTAAGGCGTCGCCTTGCCTCGCCTTACCGCCTCACCTTGGCGCTTAGGCGTCAGAGCGGCCCTCCTCCGCCTTATGACGCTTTACCGCCTAAAAAACATAGGCCTTTATGCTAATTTTGTAGATATACTATCAGTGAAAATCATAGTCAAAGTTGTGTGTTGAAGACCAAGAAAGTCAAGCTTGCCTTATATTTTGGGGagcaattattattattactattggTTTGGAATCTTTTTAGTACTGATAATATGGAATGGCAAGAGTAAATATGGTGTCTTGTTGTTTTTAACAAAGGGCTGTTAAATTTCTATCATGACATGCAACCTACAGTTGGAAAATAAATCTTAAGCCCCATGTATGAGACCATGTGAATACTAGTTTTTTTTACTACCTTCGTTAACTGCCCTTTGCAGAACAATTCCGGCCTTTGCAGTGGGAGCATCACCAACTCCTTCAATGTTTCCTTTACATTCTCCAACGCACCAATATCATCAAAGGTGACTCCAATATCATTCGGTGGTATAACATCTGCCAGAAGCCTTTTCTCAAACTCGTTCTCTGTGGCAACATCCTAAGAAGAAAGTAGCTTAGAAGAAAAAAAAACTGAAAAGCACTAATATTTGGGGAATGACAACAAAGTTTGAAATGTGTGAGACAACAAGTACCTTTAACGATTTTTTTGAGCTCTTGTTATCACTATGGATGCTCTGTAGCATGTCGAGGCCATGCTTAAGGCTGCCATTCGTAATTAGCAAGTTAGCTCTCAAGAGAGAAGACTAAATAAAAAAATACAGTAAAAATGAAATTGGCAACAACATGATTACCTTCCGCTCGTGATAATAAGTTTACCGTCCTTGGAGGTTTTGACTTTATTGTGCTTAAGATGATAACTGACAGCGTACCCGACAATCTTGTCCACATCTAAGAAAGTTTGGAGCAACAAAAACTTTAATTCAATTCTATCTATAGATAAAATACAGTGAACAAAAAGAACTCACTTTCATTAGTCAGTGACTGATCTTTAATGAATAATTCTTCAAGGTCATTGCACTCGATCGCACTGCGATTCAAAAACTGCATTACAGAGCAATCAGCAATCAGATGATGGTGTCGGGTGATCTAGAAATATCCATTGAAATTGGGAAGCAAAACAGCCTATAAGAATCAAGCcgttatatatatacatatggTAGTTACCCTCATGTCTCATATACCACCATGTGGTAGTATATATACTACTTTATCATTCTAAGTATGTTCATATACTATATCTAAGATATTTCAACGCAACTTATATGAAAAAATTGCACGTGAGTCCACAGTTTTTATATATTTCGAAAATACCTTCATATTTGTACATATAAAACAACATGCTAAAAAAGGTATATACTGCCTAAAAAGTGGTATATATACTACCCAAATATTCTTATATACTACATACTACACGTACATACTCAATACATACTCTCGGTGGTTTGGACAGATACTACAAAGAACCTACAAAACTCACACGAGTGTAACTACCCATGGGTGGTAGGAAACATTCGCAGATATATACGGCAAGAGGAATATGGCATGAAAATATTTGTAAAACCAAGTAATGGTGAAATTATGCATGAGTGCAGATGTAACAAACAATATATCAAAAAAAATCAATTAAGAAAATATTGCAGAAGGGCTGTTAAAAAACAAATTCAGAGAACATACAATAGAAAGTTACGTCAACCAGCCAGGTTGGAACAAACACCAGCCATAAAACACAAAAGAGGATTCAGGTTTTGAATGACCAGGCGATATGTATAAACTTGCATTTCACGTGTAGCTTACCGAACGAATGCTACCGATGTTAGATTTTGCTTTAAGGGTTTCAACATCACGATCCAATTGTTGCTTCCAACTGGTAAGTAATGCTTCGTCCTGAAATTGTAATTTTTAAGGTTAGACAGTATACATAAGAACCACACCTAAATGAGTGCGACAAAGAATATAGTTACCTGTGGAAGCTGGATGGAAATTTTGTTCGGGAAAAGTTTATTTAGATGTTTCATTGCCTTCGGGCTTTCTTTGTTCCTTTCGTGCAACCGACTACCAAAGCTATCCTGAGTTTGTGAATGCAATAATGCATCACAACACAGTGAAAAAGATGGGCAACATCAGTGCCATGGTTCATAAGGGTAGCATATGGAACCATATGCATTTAAAAACACTCAGAGAAAAATAATTTAAAGAACAAGTAGAGTGCAAATTACCGGGAAAAGGTCGAAGAGCGTCTGGCTGCTACTAGCGAACTTCGTAAAAAGAAATCCACCAGGATGTGCCTATAAGACAGAAAGCACCATCTTAGCCAATATTTAAAGCCCTTCATGAGAGGTTGCCAATAAGAATCAAAATGGAAAAGAGAGAAGTTCTTCAATGCCAACACATTTAGAAATAACACTACCTAATGTGGCCAAAATTAGCAATATCAAACTTCAACATGCCACACTACAATGCGAACTCAACACCAATCCATGCTCAACACAACATAATTTGTCTAATTTCTCGGAAATAATATATGTACCTTCTCTTTACGGCTGTCCATCTGGGTGTGGGATCCTATAATCAGAACACCAGGTGGAAGCAATTCGAGTTTGTTCCTTAAAGATGAAAATGATTCTGTGATTCCAGTGAATGATTTCTCTACATCCTTTAGTAACACTATCAGAGAACCAATTTTGCTTTCTTCTGAGATGACCTGACAGGCAAGGATCATACCATCAGTATTATAGCATGATGCTGATTTACGTTTCTAGTATTCCAAACTCCAAGTAAGACACGCTACCTCAATTAACTCGGTCATAGCTAGCCTTTCAACTTCTTCACTACCAGAAAAGTCTGGGCGAAGCAATTCAGCTGCAGAAACAACAGATGATCAGCAGCAAATAACAAACTGTAAGAACTAGGGAACATGTGGGATGGAGAAGTTCCAGCTAACCAGAACAGAAGAAGCCATGATCTTCCTCACACAAACCACCAAGATCATTACCATCAGGGATCTGCTTGTCGAATCGGACTCCAATTTTAGACGATCCATTTTCTTCGAAAGCAAGCATCACTCTGCCTCGATAACCGTAACTTGGGCCCCTGAAGACCAACCAAGAAATTTAGCAGCAATTATACAAAAAGAACAATATGATCACCAACAATAATTAGATGGCGATCAAGACAAAAGGATAAGTTGTTACCCAGCTAAATCTAGTGTAATTGCAACATAATGAAGAACAATCATAATTGGATTGTGGGCGATTGAAACTCCAGATTAATTTTATGTTGCCAATTTCCTATTTGTACTGTTCCATGTAGGCTAAGTACTTGGAGGTACGATCTGAATACTTCTATTGACTGGCGGATCCGCTGTCCTATTGACATACATATATATGACAGGCCTATAGCCATACGTTTCATCAGGTACATGTGCCTCTTGTCAAAGCATACTTTCTTGTAATTCACAGGAATGCATTCTCTCCACCCACATTTCTACAGAACTTATCCACTACATATAGGAGAGATTAGATCACCTCTCATACCACCCAATCAATCAACATCGTAATAGCAGTTCAGATTGCACCAACAAAGTTGGAAAAAAAATAGTGGGAATCTGGGCAGCTGGCTGGGAGTAAATAGGAGAAGAGTTACCGATGTATCCCTGAAGGTGGCTGAGCTGGACCCACATACCTCACCCTCTCCCCTACAGAAGATGAGAGTGCAATTATGTCCAAGTAAAATCTAGTTGAACTGGGAAATATTTATCAAATGATACTGACATGCTAGCGAACCTTCTCTAAAAGTATAGCCCTTGGATGTAGCTGTTGAGGACTCCTGTTTGGGCAAAGTTGCAGAATGTAGAGTGGATGTACCCACAATATCAGCATTCACACTGGAAGTTGGTGCAGCTGGTCTTCTGAAGTGCATTGTGTCTGCCAAGGAAGAGCGATGCTTATGAAGAATTGTCAATTTC encodes:
- the LOC125551329 gene encoding uncharacterized protein LOC125551329 isoform X1; its protein translation is MVETRRSSAAKRPSSTSPPPGSPSAPLPKRPKAEPPASPTSSAPGRAEEDSEAAAATRSAGLADDDLTPAIKDQGGDKRAAAAAESSRRRKETPPQQHAAPWAKLLSQCSQSPHLPVSVPQFSVGQSKRCNLLLKDQSVSKILCKLRHVEQGGPCELEVIGDKGVVLLNGRAVNPGMKVPLTGGDEVVFSSCGKHAYIFQHPLNDKVAKAVTSSAVGLLEPPVAGVKHIHMENRTEVTSTVAGTEMLASVSSQSKDLAAVPPASAEENQRVVQPIISSASDKSKGHCISPDKEYENGENANEANSNIEDSPMDVVATPISPDAVANDTSRQNGFGSDAHLDEIGKIATYKIRPVLRMIAGSTVSEFDLTGDLFKALEDQRDLIRDLNTSASLPPSRCQAFKDAMKQGIISPSDIEVTFENFPYYLSENTKNVLLSCSFLHLEKKEFIKQFSEISSINQRILLSGPSGSEIYQETLIKALAKHFGARLLVVDSLLLPGVPSKDPETQKDVGKADKSGDKGGGEKLTILHKHRSSLADTMHFRRPAAPTSSVNADIVGTSTLHSATLPKQESSTATSKGYTFREGSLAWERVRYVGPAQPPSGIHRGPSYGYRGRVMLAFEENGSSKIGVRFDKQIPDGNDLGGLCEEDHGFFCSAELLRPDFSGSEEVERLAMTELIEVISEESKIGSLIVLLKDVEKSFTGITESFSSLRNKLELLPPGVLIIGSHTQMDSRKEKAHPGGFLFTKFASSSQTLFDLFPDSFGSRLHERNKESPKAMKHLNKLFPNKISIQLPQDEALLTSWKQQLDRDVETLKAKSNIGSIRSFLNRSAIECNDLEELFIKDQSLTNENVDKIVGYAVSYHLKHNKVKTSKDGKLIITSGSLKHGLDMLQSIHSDNKSSKKSLKDVATENEFEKRLLADVIPPNDIGVTFDDIGALENVKETLKELVMLPLQRPELFCKGQLTKPCKGILLFGPPGTGKTMLAKAVATEAGANFINISMSSITSKWFGEGEKYVKAVFSLASKISPSVIFIDEVDSMLGRRENPGEHEAMRKMKNEFMVNWDGLRTKDKERVLVLGATNRPFDLDEAVIRRFPRRLMVNLPDASNREKILKVILAKEELGQDTDLASLANMTDGYSGSDLKNLCVTAAHYPIREILEKEKKEKNVAKSEGRPEPALHGSEDVRPLSLDDFKSAHEQVCASVSSDSANMNELVQWNDLYGEGGSRKKKALSYFM
- the LOC125551329 gene encoding uncharacterized protein LOC125551329 isoform X2, which encodes MVETRRSSAAKRPSSTSPPPGSPSAPLPKRPKAEPPASPTSSAPGRAEEDSEAAAATRSAGLADDDLTPAIKDQGGDKRAAAAAESSRRRKETPPQQHAAPWAKLLSQCSQSPHLPVSVPQFSVGQSKRCNLLLKDQSVSKILCKLRHVEQGGPCELEVIGDKGVVLLNGRAVNPGMKVPLTGGDEVVFSSCGKHAYIFQHPLNDKVAKAVTSSAVGLLEPPVAGVKHIHMENRTEVTSTVAGTEMLASVSSQSKDLAAVPPASAEENQRVVQPIISSASDKSKGHCISPDKEYENGENANEANSNIEDSPMDVVATPISPDAVANDTSRQNGFGSDAHLDEIGKIATYKIRPVLRMIAGSTVSEFDLTGDLFKALEDQRDLIRDLNTSASLPPSRCQAFKDAMKQGIISPSDIEVTFENFPYYLSENTKNVLLSCSFLHLEKKEFIKQFSEISSINQRILLSGPSGSEIYQETLIKALAKHFGARLLVVDSLLLPGVPSKDPETQKDVGKADKSGDKGGGEKLTILHKHRSSLADTMHFRRPAAPTSSVNADIVGTSTLHSATLPKQESSTATSKGYTFREGERVRYVGPAQPPSGIHRGPSYGYRGRVMLAFEENGSSKIGVRFDKQIPDGNDLGGLCEEDHGFFCSAELLRPDFSGSEEVERLAMTELIEVISEESKIGSLIVLLKDVEKSFTGITESFSSLRNKLELLPPGVLIIGSHTQMDSRKEKAHPGGFLFTKFASSSQTLFDLFPDSFGSRLHERNKESPKAMKHLNKLFPNKISIQLPQDEALLTSWKQQLDRDVETLKAKSNIGSIRSFLNRSAIECNDLEELFIKDQSLTNENVDKIVGYAVSYHLKHNKVKTSKDGKLIITSGSLKHGLDMLQSIHSDNKSSKKSLKDVATENEFEKRLLADVIPPNDIGVTFDDIGALENVKETLKELVMLPLQRPELFCKGQLTKPCKGILLFGPPGTGKTMLAKAVATEAGANFINISMSSITSKWFGEGEKYVKAVFSLASKISPSVIFIDEVDSMLGRRENPGEHEAMRKMKNEFMVNWDGLRTKDKERVLVLGATNRPFDLDEAVIRRFPRRLMVNLPDASNREKILKVILAKEELGQDTDLASLANMTDGYSGSDLKNLCVTAAHYPIREILEKEKKEKNVAKSEGRPEPALHGSEDVRPLSLDDFKSAHEQVCASVSSDSANMNELVQWNDLYGEGGSRKKKALSYFM
- the LOC125551329 gene encoding uncharacterized protein LOC125551329 isoform X3, coding for MVETRRSSAAKRPSSTSPPPGSPSAPLPKRPKAEPPASPTSSAPGRAEEDSEAAAATRSAGLADDDLTPAIKDQGGDKRAAAAAESSRRRKETPPQQHAAPWAKLLSQCSQSPHLPVSVPQFSVGQSKRCNLLLKDQSVSKILCKLRHVEQGGPCELEVIGDKGVVLLNGRAVNPGMKVPLTGGDEVVFSSCGKHAYIFQHPLNDKVAKAVTSSAVGLLEPPVAGVKHIHMENRTEVTSTVAGTEMLASVSSQSKDLAAVPPASAEENQRVVQPIISSASDKSKGHCISPDKEYENGENANEANSNIEDSPMDVVATPISPDAVANDTSRQNGFGSDAHLDEIALEDQRDLIRDLNTSASLPPSRCQAFKDAMKQGIISPSDIEVTFENFPYYLSENTKNVLLSCSFLHLEKKEFIKQFSEISSINQRILLSGPSGSEIYQETLIKALAKHFGARLLVVDSLLLPGVPSKDPETQKDVGKADKSGDKGGGEKLTILHKHRSSLADTMHFRRPAAPTSSVNADIVGTSTLHSATLPKQESSTATSKGYTFREGSLAWERVRYVGPAQPPSGIHRGPSYGYRGRVMLAFEENGSSKIGVRFDKQIPDGNDLGGLCEEDHGFFCSAELLRPDFSGSEEVERLAMTELIEVISEESKIGSLIVLLKDVEKSFTGITESFSSLRNKLELLPPGVLIIGSHTQMDSRKEKAHPGGFLFTKFASSSQTLFDLFPDSFGSRLHERNKESPKAMKHLNKLFPNKISIQLPQDEALLTSWKQQLDRDVETLKAKSNIGSIRSFLNRSAIECNDLEELFIKDQSLTNENVDKIVGYAVSYHLKHNKVKTSKDGKLIITSGSLKHGLDMLQSIHSDNKSSKKSLKDVATENEFEKRLLADVIPPNDIGVTFDDIGALENVKETLKELVMLPLQRPELFCKGQLTKPCKGILLFGPPGTGKTMLAKAVATEAGANFINISMSSITSKWFGEGEKYVKAVFSLASKISPSVIFIDEVDSMLGRRENPGEHEAMRKMKNEFMVNWDGLRTKDKERVLVLGATNRPFDLDEAVIRRFPRRLMVNLPDASNREKILKVILAKEELGQDTDLASLANMTDGYSGSDLKNLCVTAAHYPIREILEKEKKEKNVAKSEGRPEPALHGSEDVRPLSLDDFKSAHEQVCASVSSDSANMNELVQWNDLYGEGGSRKKKALSYFM